The region GAGCAGTTCACTATCACTCTTTTTTATGGACACCCCGTGTGCACAGGACAATCAAGGCATGCGACAAAAACCTtacagacaaacataaaaaatgcgCATCAAACCAACATATTGTTTGTTAAAATGCTCAAAGTAGTGTATTAGTTGTGTTTATTAGTGGTAATGCATCGTGGCTTTATTTTTCCGTCTCCACGTTTTTGTCAGCAGAAAATGTCTGTGTCATGGCcgtcaagcaaaaatgacaccCATACTCTGGCTCACGCACACTTACAGGAAATGCTTACACTCAATGAAGACAGTATCTGCATACTGCAGCGGacagataaagatttttttccccctgataAGAATTTTGGACCGGAAATGAAACCACATAAAGAAGTAGAATGTTTGTTCACTCAAAAAACAAGCTACACTAAATGCTCTGAATGGGTTGTCACTGAAATATGGAGAGATCATTAAAATCGGCTCAGAAACATGATTATAATACTGGTCAGCAGGTGAATGTATGTATTGCGGCCCTGTTCATGTAATTTCTGCAACTTTCTTTTATTCAGCAGGTTGTCTTTGAATGCAACTGCACACCGTGACAGTGACAGCAAACCGTGTCAAATACATGACAGAAGTCTTGCTCATTTCCACACACAGTTCACATCACTCACTGTAGTGTTGGTACTGGCAGCTCTTCAAATGCTCAACATCTTAGAGTTCTAGAAAGAGGCATGAATTGTATGTGAGCAATGTGAACAGTGGCTGCTCACAAAAAGGATCAGTGATGTCTGTTAGATTCAGTACGGATGAGGTTGACTAGTGTGAGTGACAGAGGCCAGagctggtttgtgtgtgtgtgtgtgtgtgtgtgtgtcgcgcgcgcgcgcgcgggTGAATGGAAAGTGTTGAGTCACTGTGAGTTTTCAATAGTCAAAGTTCAGGatgtagcacaaaaaaaaacaaaactgattagAATAAAAACCAACCACGATGAACCAAGATAAACgcatatatgaaaaaaatcgCAGCCATGATCAGATCCCTATAAACCCTGTAAGGATGAGTAGTACACACTTTAAATCACTGCTGGAAAATAGCAGACATTTGGTTACtttctttgattgttttttttttactttatgttttacttttaaaactatAAGTCAAAGTATtgaaatttattattttttttttcatttcagtgtttaaaCGTTATCTTTACAGGTTCGTATCAGTGAAGAAAATCGTTTTATTTTAGCGCAGGTTTCATGTTTCCATTTCGCCCATATTCCTGCACGTCGGAGATcaaaagagtaaaagaaagCAAACTCCTCCCTCCACGCGGTTGGCTTTGCTAACGCCTGTTGACACAAGTAGCTAGAGACCACACTTAGGTACCACACTTAAACTTTCCATAACTTTCCTGAGTCACGCATCTTTGTCTCGCATCTTTGATGGGGGATGGGATGTGATGGCTTGGATGTGAGGGAGAAGGAGCGCAGGTGGTTGAAGACAAGGGACTTTTCTTCACCTCTCCACTCACAGCGACAGATCACAGCATAGTGAAGACGCTCCGGAAACATGACCCCCCCATGACTCTGCTGGGCTGTGGGGCTCCCTGTGCTGGTGGGGCATGATCGCCCCTGGAGGAGAAGACCTGCagcagaacaacaaaaaaaactgctgctctTGAGAAAGCATGACACAAGTCCGAGGAAGTCATGAGCATGAATCCCAGGGTCATGAATATTcgatatatatttacattatacatatttatttatatgtgtgtgtgtgtgtgtgtgtgtgtgtgtgtgtgtgtgtgtgtgtgtgtgtgtgtgtgtgtgtgtatgtatatgtatatgtatatgtatatgtatgtatgaatgtaaataaataaataaataagaatgcTTCTTTCTTAAAGCTTCCTGCCTTCAAACACGGGAGTTATATCCTGAATGAGTCCTACGGCGCCTGCATGTACCTGGAGGTGAGACCTCGGCCAAAGTGCTGAACTTGGACCTAGTTAATATATACCTTATACTCCGAGGAGTTAATAAGCAGGAGCGCTccatgtgctgtgtgtgttcaacAATGCTTCATAGACAAACAGAAACCCTACACTACAGGGGAAAAGAAACTGGAGCTCCATGCTGCTGTTCATaatagctgcttttttttcatgtgtctAACAACAGAGCCAGTTCAAGTCCCAGGGGAACAAGCTGATCCCTGACTGCCCTGCTGAGCAGGCACTGATGTACCAGCGCATGTTTGAGGGTCTCACGCTCAACCAGAAAATGGGTATGTTAACCCTTACACGCAAAGCTGAAGGATTTCATTGCTGTTTGCAAACCATAATTTGTTGACCATATAAATCCTGCATCTTAATAATAATGTATCTGATGAAGTTAGTCCCTCCAAACAACTTTTGAACCACTTGGATTTAGTGAGTTATTAAAGTTTAACCAGGCTGTGAAAGCTCTTCCACAGCAGTTACTTTATGACTTAAGTTGTTGTTGCCACTCAGAGGTCGGCATTTTGAGACTTTGAACTACAGTGCACTTGGCAACATCATACGCCAATCTGCCACCTTTAAACCAATGAGACTTCATGTCTTCagtcagcccccccccccccaaaagagACCCGAGTCGTTCAAAACACATGCCATGCACCGATGAGCTGTGCATTCACGTAATTAAGTCAGGACACAATGCATTGAGTCTACGTGGTGCACCCCTCAAAACAGGGAGTGTTGTTGAAAGGTCCTTTGTTAATCCCACAAAGGATCACATGCTCAGGCTAGCTTGCATGCCCAACTGAAGTCATGGGACAGGGGCACTTCATTTAAGGGGAGGGGTCCAAAAATAAGAGagctgaattcccaatgaaTTATAATTAACTTGTGCATAATGTGAACGCATTATTTTCCGACAAGGCTGCGttaaactttaactttaatttaaacTGATGTTACTTAATAATGTCCTGACTGAGGCCACCCTCAGCTGCTAAAGGGGGAATAAAAGCAGTCAGTCTCGGCACAGCGCGGGAGTGGATGTTGAGCAATGTGTGGATAAATTTTATCGATATAGTTGTCATACCTCCGAGCGCCGCTGTCACGCCTGAATGcctgtttgactttttttttttttttttttttcctccagcgGATGTTATCTACTACAACTGGAAGGTCccggagggagagagacacgACTCTGctgtgaagagaaacagagaggctCTGAGTGCTGAGATCAAACTGTGGGAGGGATACCTGCACAAGGtaaatgcagacataaaatacaatagCATCATAGACATACTGTGAGACAttaacaggagagagagagctgcgGAGGGAGGGTTTTAGCTGAAGTGACACAAGcgcagtgtttttttaaactgacccTGCAGTTACATATGGTGGATAAAAGGAATTCTGTTTTGTAAGCTTTCTGTTAAGCTAAAGTCatgggagcagcagcagcagcactatGTACTATAGTTTGGAAAGTCTGGGAAAACCTTTAATCTTAAGATGTTGGCAAAACCaggttttattttcaacattttcaggaAAATATTAATAGGAATATTCCAATAGATTGTTTGGGAACTTAGTCACCTTTTAGCCAAGAGttatgagaagatcaataccactctcacacCGGTAAGTTAAATATtaagctggagccaggagacagttGTGTTCAATTTTCGACCCAAAATTCAGAACACAAACCAGGCGACTGTTAGTGGTTTGAAAGTTAATTTATTGCAGACTTGATATGAGGATTGATGAGTTGCCTGAGCCAGCGTTGTTACAGAATCGTGGCTGGTGGATTAGGCTTGCTCTGGTGGAGCTTTGCAGGTGGAGCAGGTAAGATGGAGCGGAGCATGCAATGGGAGCTGATGGCGAGGCAGGACAGGCGGCGGTAATGTGATCCAAATTAGGTGCAGTACACAAGGACTGAGCTGGACGTGGCAGGTGAACTGACGCAACGGGAGCAAATAAACCTGAGGCACAGACAAGCACAGGATTAGGAAAGCTCAGgcaaacaggaggagaaaacatACAGAAAGTAGGAACTTGGCCGTAGCAATGGTACCACATTGGTGACTGAACGACCTGGCGTAGACTAGAGGGATGAGCTGGAGGTTTAAATACTGCAGTAGTTTGTGGAGTTGAAGACCTGATGCTCGGGTGGATTGGCAGGAGAAGGAAGCGGATAGCCACGCCACgcccatacaaacacacatacgcacacagaccgggagaaagacaaactgggctcaaacaaccacacaagggacagacaacaaatgaaaacacagggaATGACGGAGATACAGAGTCTAACCATAACAAGTTGTAGTTTTATTGGGTTATGTGCTGCTCTAACtaggaagtcactgcacccagccaagaaatagtccggaTCACAACCCCAAGTAAGACtgcaacttgttgtttttacactttgccctttgtatagattaaacaaaGGAAATATAAGATATTCATTTAATGaggtttttgtttcctttggtcAGAGGCAGGCTAGCCgcttcctcctgtttccagtctgtacgttaaactaagctaagctaactggctgccgCTTCATATTTACCcgacagacatgagagcggaATCCATCTTCTCGTCTAATTCATTTCTCAATAGTTCAAACTCCCTTAAGGGCATATGCACCTATAAGGTATGTGTAATGTTTAGTTAGTCAAGCTATAGGCTAACCACCCATCGCCGCTGCCATGTAGGTACAGCGTAATTGTTCAGATCTGCGCACCAACCCCATGAATGCGGCCTCAACTATTTTGTGCCGTTCTCTAGGTATCCGGCTCTTACCTGGCAGGAAAGAACTTTTCACTGGCTGATGTGACAGTTTATCCAAGCATCGCTTATCTCTTCCGTTTTGGGTAAGTGGATTAAAGGACTGAAAATGACCCGACAAGATGAATGAAAGGATATAAAAAGCAATGCGTGCATCGTAACTCTTCTCCATTCTGTAGGTTATCTGAGGAACAGCACCCTAAACTGGCAGCATACTATAACTCTCTGAAGGACAGACCCAGCATCAAAGCTAGCTGGCCTCCTACCTGGCTGGAGAACCCACAGGGAcaagaaacactgaaaggaaTCTgagattcaaacacacactcactgcccCTGTTATTTAATATGTAACCACTCCTTGCATTACACTACTTTagctgacaaaatgttttcGTGAAGTACTCATTCGCTGTTACTGCTCTTGTTGATTTCATAACATCATTTGTTTGTACCTTAAACAACAGATCATTTTTTCTGTGctgtaaaccaaaacaataaaaactgactttCAGTTTTGCCTGTTTACACGAAGTCCTCTTTCAGCCAACTTTTGACCTGAATATGTTTTTGCAGTGGTACTAAACTATAACGGTATTTTTCTGTACCAAAATTCATTTGACCATAGGCATCAAACCTGGTCTCTGATAGCGAGTTTGAAGTTTGGTTAATGAGGTTGAGGTGAAAAATCTTCTACTTTCATTCCTGCACCTTTAGAGTTTTGACAGTAGAGGTTGGTAATCTTAAATAAACCACTAATGCTTATACTGTCCTTTGATTTGGTTTGTCTTTCCTCTGGTTTTTAGAGCTGCAGTTTTCCTGTCATTCCCTGTTTGGCCAACAAGTGGCAACAGAGTCTATAAACCGAACATGAACTGTTAAGtgggtttttaaatgttttcataccAAGACTACTAAGAAGCATTGTTAAATTGCAGTCTGGGTTAAAGCCCTTTATTATCAGCACCACACTGAGCTGTTTAGTCCTGGACGCAAATGAAACCATTATCCCTGCGTGTTAATTGCCAGTTTCGGGCCTCAAAGCAATGTTTCATCCCTACTCATACTGTGACATAATGGTTGCAAGAACTTCTcaagcaaaaagcaaaagtgttcTAAAAGAGTGAAAATATAGTGCAGTGACAGGATTCAGTATGCCATAAAAACGCCAGAAGGGGAATGAAACAGCAAAATCATGCCATAAACTTGAGTTATGAAATACGTCAACCAAAGATAGCTATAAAGTTCTATGGTCTTGGAGCCAGAACATCCAAATTTGGATTTTAATCTGGACTCTGAAACAGCCAATCGACCTGCTAGGTCCAAGTTTGCTTACGAAACAGAGTCTGGCACCACATCCTGGAACTCCTTGTATATGAACGCTAGAAAgtcaaatttgatttaatgtctggtaagaagacattaaaataatcaaggtacagtatatgataTATTGTGTTACTGGGCAAGAGTCTCTGAATTTTCGGGGAGCTCTCCTGGTTGCTCATTTAACAAGCATCTAGCTTGTAAGTTGGTTTTATTTGGCTACTGCACAAAGGGGTAGCAGCATTGTAAGCCAATCACTGAATGTGTCAACAATCTCTTGTGCAAATAGATCAGATGCACAAATGTTGCAAAACAGCCCTCCGGCTGGCTACAGCTGCAGAGCCACCTCTTCCACTGCAGTTGGGCTTCAGCAACCTAATTTTCAGGTAAAACCAAGAAGATGGGAACACATTTGATTTTGCTGGGTCTGCTCTCTATCTGCAGCCTCTCCTTTAGTCAAGGTAATACATACAGAACATATTGTAATTACAGGACGGGAGTGCGaccacattttaatttaattgccTATTTTACCACTTACCACGTGGTAAAATCATTTGTACGTATAATATGTGTCGGTGGTTCTTTTCTGTGTCTTCAGAATGCATCCGAGAGTTTGTGGAAAACATTGATTTCCCGGGAACAGACCTAACATCTCTCTACTCTCCTGACGTGGAGCACTGTCAGCAGCTGTGCACCCAGCACCCGTCCTGTCTCTTCTTTACCTTTATTCGGCCTGACTGGACCAGAGATGGAAGGTATGACAGAGACACATCACTCCTGTGAAGACACTGCTCCCATTGTTTCTTtagttttgctgctgctgtgatgaTCAAATTTCCTTGTCATTTTATTGACAAGGAAATTTGATCGTCACATTTCGGTCCGCCTCTGTCTTCATCAAGTTAGTCtcaaggtaaacacacacacacacacacacacacacactcacacacacacagacacacacacacatacaaagaataATCTGTCCATCTCTGCAGGCATTTCTACTGCTACCTCAAGTCCACTCCCTCTGGAAAGCCCAATGTCCAGACTCAGCTACTGGGTGTCACCTCAGGCTTTTCTCTCAAACCCTGCAACCCAGACCCACGTAGgctttcaaacattttaaaccaCTGCGAAAAacgtttatttatttgtgatgtATGCTCACgttctccttcactctctctctgtctgtctgtctgttgggCTGTCTGTCTGGCAGAACCTTGTCTGTCTCAGGTGTACCAGAACACGGACTTCTTCGGGGCAGACTACAGAGTCTTGTTCACAGCAGACTATGAAGAGTGTCAGCGGGTCTGCACACAGGACCCTGCGTGTCAGTTCTTTACCTTTGTGAACGATGTCTTCACACAAGCGAAGATAAGGTAAAACTGGATAATATAATGTTACATTGCCGTTTAAACGAAAGTGTCATCTTTTGAGGTAAATTTGAGATAAACCCGCAGCGGGGAAACATTAGGAGTGCCAGGGTGGATAGATTGGTGTCCTTTCATGACTAGTGACTTGAGTGGTTCCATCCAATGAGAAGGAAGACCGAGCTCTGGCATCAGCAGGGTGGAGTGATGTAGCAGGCTCTATCATTCAATAATGGAGTCGTTTCCTCGTTCTGATCCAGGTATAAGTGTCACCTGAAATTCAGCTGGACAGTACCAAGGACTCCGATTGTCAACAGAAAGGCCGGTGTAGTATCCGGGTTCTCCCACAATATGCAAGTAGCACAGCACTTTGAGGCAGGCAAGCAAACATTCATCGCGAAAGTCGTAGCGCTAGGAAAACATCCCGTGGGTGGTTGTGCACGCTTTTCTTATTGTCTTACCTGTGTTTTGTACAGACTGCGAGTGCaaacttttttcaaacactgacatcCAAGGAAACGACTTCGAGACCCTGCCCTCTGCCTCTGCCGAACACTGTCAGACACTGTGCTCTGCTCATCCACTCTGTACCTACTTCTCTTATGTCAGGTAATGTGTGTTTGACAAACTTTCTCAGAGTATAACAAATACCTAAATAACCCTAATCTCTGTTGCGTTGTAAAAAGTT is a window of Xiphias gladius isolate SHS-SW01 ecotype Sanya breed wild chromosome 24, ASM1685928v1, whole genome shotgun sequence DNA encoding:
- the LOC120786197 gene encoding glutathione S-transferase A-like isoform X2; this encodes MAQDMTLLWGSGSVPCWRVMIALEEKNLQGYNQKMLFLEKKEHKSKEVLAINPRGQVPAFKHGDITVNESCAACFYLESQFKSQGNKLIPDCPAEQALMYQRMFEGLTLNQKMADVIYYNWKVPEGERHDSAVKRNREALSAEIKLWEGYLHKVSGSYLAGKNFSLADVTVYPSIAYLFRFGLSEEQHPKLAAYYNSLKDRPSIKASWPPTWLENPQGQETLKGI
- the LOC120786050 gene encoding coagulation factor XI-like, with the translated sequence MGTHLILLGLLSICSLSFSQECIREFVENIDFPGTDLTSLYSPDVEHCQQLCTQHPSCLFFTFIRPDWTRDGRHFYCYLKSTPSGKPNVQTQLLGVTSGFSLKPCNPDPQPCLSQVYQNTDFFGADYRVLFTADYEECQRVCTQDPACQFFTFVNDVFTQAKIRYKCHLKFSWTVPRTPIVNRKAGVVSGFSHNMQVAQHFEADCECKLFSNTDIQGNDFETLPSASAEHCQTLCSAHPLCTYFSYVSDNFICYLKNNPNEMVPSAKEGVTSGIPVHFCQPGNSWLKVAHEGVDFEGSDIRYELMDDLDTCQKKCTVDPICQFYAYVNETFFDPDYWRRCYLKRVITMPAPLRVNKLNNVVSGFSLKSCTFGAFHTQTHTDTDVQTK